In Bacillus toyonensis BCT-7112, a single window of DNA contains:
- a CDS encoding DedA family protein gives MLGELIHSVLVFLEGLGYWGIMLGLMLEVIPSEIVLSYAGYLVSTGSITFWGAVAFGTIGGVIAQLFIYWIGRYGGRPVLERYGKYILIQKKHIDYAEDWFNRYGTGVIFTARFIPVVRHAISIPAGIAKMSHAKFITLTTLAVIPWSIVFVYLGFKLGSEWESINKVAGPYVKYFALAAIVCAIGYFVLKKIMKKK, from the coding sequence ATGTTAGGAGAGTTGATTCATTCAGTTTTAGTTTTTCTAGAAGGACTTGGTTATTGGGGAATTATGCTTGGATTGATGTTAGAAGTTATTCCGAGTGAAATCGTATTGTCTTATGCAGGTTATTTAGTATCAACAGGAAGCATTACATTTTGGGGAGCTGTTGCGTTCGGGACAATTGGCGGTGTAATCGCACAACTATTTATTTATTGGATTGGTCGATACGGAGGAAGACCTGTTCTTGAGCGATATGGAAAATATATTTTAATTCAGAAAAAGCATATTGATTATGCAGAAGATTGGTTTAATCGTTACGGAACTGGCGTTATCTTTACGGCACGTTTTATTCCTGTTGTGCGTCATGCTATTTCCATACCAGCGGGTATTGCGAAAATGTCACATGCTAAGTTTATTACGCTAACTACATTAGCTGTTATTCCATGGTCAATTGTGTTTGTATATTTAGGATTTAAATTAGGTTCAGAGTGGGAAAGCATTAATAAAGTAGCTGGGCCATATGTGAAATATTTTGCACTTGCTGCTATTGTTTGCGCAATTGGTTATTTTGTACTAAAAAAAATTATGAAAAAAAAGTAA
- a CDS encoding TIGR00730 family Rossman fold protein, with translation MFAGSNLGERPEFKEQAIQLGKMFVENDYELVYGGSCVGLMGEVANEVLRLGGRVTGVMPRGLFRGEIVHTGLTELIEVETMHERKAKMAELADAFIALPGGYGTFEELFEVVCWSQIGIHNKPVGLLNIKDFYGPILQMVERAAEEGFMNPSNKELIVSAETADKLIHEIQNYERPVLGTKWKQLS, from the coding sequence GTGTTTGCAGGTTCCAATTTAGGGGAGAGACCAGAGTTTAAAGAGCAGGCAATCCAGTTAGGAAAAATGTTTGTTGAGAACGACTATGAGCTCGTATACGGTGGTTCATGCGTTGGATTAATGGGAGAAGTAGCAAACGAAGTTCTTCGTTTAGGCGGACGTGTAACAGGTGTTATGCCGCGTGGTCTATTTCGAGGAGAAATCGTACATACAGGATTAACAGAATTAATTGAGGTAGAAACGATGCATGAGCGCAAGGCGAAAATGGCAGAGCTTGCGGATGCTTTCATTGCATTACCAGGCGGATATGGAACGTTTGAAGAGCTCTTTGAAGTAGTATGTTGGTCACAAATTGGTATACATAATAAGCCGGTTGGTTTATTGAACATAAAAGACTTTTACGGACCAATTTTGCAAATGGTTGAACGGGCAGCAGAAGAAGGCTTTATGAATCCATCGAATAAAGAGTTAATTGTTTCCGCTGAGACGGCAGATAAACTAATTCATGAAATCCAAAATTACGAGCGTCCTGTCTTGGGGACGAAGTGGAAGCAATTATCATAG
- a CDS encoding alanine/glycine:cation symporter family protein, translated as MVDIFSRFLEVTNNILWSYILIAMLIGFGLYFSFKLKFVQITHFSEMVSLISKGFNRKEKKKDSISPFQAFCLSAAARIGIGNLAGVALAISMGGPGAIFWMWFIAILGAATSFVECTLAQIYKVKDGRRFRGGPAYYMEKGLNKRWMGVWFSLLITVAYGLIFNSVQANTVTIAFENAFGLERTIVGAILALLVAVIIFGGIKSISRITEMIVPPMAIVYIGVAIFVVINNFNMLPSIFMEIFNGAFGLDQAIAGGIGAAIKFGIQRGLFATEAGMGSSPNAAATSDVSHPVKQGLVQALGVFVDTFLVCTSTAFIVLCSGLYKGSNLEGIELTQQALSSQIGPWASTFLAIIIFLFAFSSLLGNYYYGETNIAFIKESKTWLMIYRVAVVGMVFFGSIAALQTVWSLADLFMGLMVFTNLIAISFLSKFAYAALVDYIKQKKQGKDPVFLASSIPGLKNTECWDGQDVEEKQKAV; from the coding sequence ATGGTTGATATCTTTAGCAGATTCCTTGAAGTAACGAATAATATTTTATGGTCATATATTCTTATTGCAATGCTAATCGGCTTCGGTCTTTATTTCTCTTTCAAATTAAAATTTGTCCAAATTACTCATTTCAGTGAGATGGTCAGTTTAATTAGTAAAGGATTTAATCGAAAAGAAAAAAAGAAAGATAGCATCTCTCCATTCCAAGCATTTTGCTTAAGTGCAGCCGCTCGCATTGGTATCGGGAACTTAGCTGGTGTAGCATTAGCAATTTCAATGGGAGGACCTGGTGCAATATTTTGGATGTGGTTTATCGCGATTCTCGGAGCAGCTACTAGTTTTGTAGAATGTACGCTCGCGCAAATTTATAAAGTAAAAGATGGACGCAGGTTCCGTGGTGGCCCAGCATATTACATGGAAAAAGGGTTAAACAAACGCTGGATGGGTGTCTGGTTTTCACTTCTTATTACAGTTGCGTACGGATTAATTTTCAATTCAGTACAAGCAAATACAGTAACAATAGCGTTTGAAAATGCTTTCGGATTAGAGCGAACGATCGTAGGAGCTATACTAGCTTTACTAGTTGCAGTTATTATTTTCGGCGGTATTAAGAGCATTTCACGCATTACAGAAATGATTGTTCCCCCAATGGCAATTGTTTATATTGGTGTGGCTATTTTTGTCGTGATTAACAACTTCAATATGTTACCAAGCATTTTCATGGAAATCTTTAACGGTGCATTCGGTTTAGACCAAGCCATCGCTGGTGGTATTGGAGCAGCTATCAAGTTCGGAATCCAACGCGGTTTATTCGCGACAGAAGCAGGTATGGGGAGCTCTCCTAATGCAGCAGCAACATCTGATGTATCTCATCCTGTAAAACAAGGACTTGTTCAAGCATTAGGTGTTTTCGTAGATACATTCTTAGTATGTACATCAACAGCGTTTATCGTATTATGTTCTGGACTTTACAAAGGATCAAATTTAGAAGGTATTGAATTAACACAGCAAGCATTAAGTTCACAAATTGGACCGTGGGCAAGCACTTTCTTAGCGATTATTATTTTCCTCTTCGCTTTCAGCTCCTTACTAGGAAACTACTATTATGGTGAAACAAATATCGCATTCATTAAAGAAAGCAAAACATGGTTAATGATTTATCGCGTTGCAGTTGTCGGAATGGTGTTCTTCGGATCAATCGCTGCCCTTCAAACTGTTTGGAGTTTAGCTGATTTATTCATGGGACTAATGGTATTCACAAACTTAATTGCCATCTCATTCCTTAGCAAATTTGCCTATGCAGCATTAGTAGACTACATTAAGCAAAAGAAACAAGGTAAAGATCCTGTCTTCCTTGCAAGTTCTATCCCTGGCTTAAAGAATACAGAGTGTTGGGATGGGCAGGATGTAGAAGAAAAACAAAAGGCTGTTTAA
- a CDS encoding MazG nucleotide pyrophosphohydrolase domain-containing protein, whose protein sequence is MDIVAFQRWVEEFYEKRSWSQYNAFIRLNFLTEEVGEVSRVVRAIEIGRDRPDEDAKTEEELKQELKEELGDVLSNLIILSQKYDLDLQDIMDAHVTKLSKRFEALK, encoded by the coding sequence ATGGATATCGTTGCATTTCAAAGATGGGTTGAGGAATTTTACGAAAAACGAAGCTGGTCACAGTATAATGCCTTTATTCGCTTAAATTTCTTAACTGAAGAAGTTGGAGAAGTTTCACGAGTTGTTCGCGCTATTGAAATCGGCCGCGATCGTCCTGATGAAGATGCGAAAACAGAAGAAGAGCTAAAACAAGAACTAAAAGAAGAACTTGGTGATGTACTATCTAACCTTATTATTCTTTCGCAAAAATATGATTTGGATTTACAAGACATTATGGACGCACACGTCACAAAGCTTTCGAAAAGGTTCGAAGCACTCAAATGA
- a CDS encoding Dps family protein — MNKQVIEVLNKQVADWSVLFTKLHNFHWYVKGPQFFTLHEKFEELYTESATHIDEIAERILAIGGKPVATMKEYLELSSIQEAAYGETAEGMVEAIMKDYEMMLVELKKGMEIAQDSDDEMTSDLLLGIYTELEKHAWMLRAFLNQ; from the coding sequence ATGAACAAACAAGTAATCGAAGTATTAAACAAACAAGTAGCAGACTGGAGCGTTTTATTTACAAAATTACACAACTTCCATTGGTACGTAAAAGGACCTCAATTCTTCACATTACACGAGAAATTCGAAGAACTTTACACAGAATCAGCTACTCACATCGATGAAATTGCAGAACGCATTTTAGCAATTGGCGGCAAACCAGTAGCAACAATGAAAGAATACTTAGAACTATCTTCTATTCAAGAAGCAGCTTACGGAGAAACTGCAGAAGGGATGGTCGAGGCAATCATGAAAGACTACGAAATGATGCTAGTCGAACTGAAAAAAGGCATGGAAATCGCTCAAGACTCTGACGATGAAATGACATCTGACCTACTACTAGGCATCTACACAGAACTAGAAAAACACGCTTGGATGCTACGTGCGTTCTTGAATCAATAA
- a CDS encoding DUF418 domain-containing protein yields the protein MNQRVEAVDAIRGFALFGILFVNITLIQFGLFANEKPTYIFGKLDESANWFIQFFGTQNFISLFSFLFGLSIILLQKSIIAKGKKFFPTYIRRISILLLLGFIHGTFIWSGDILFAYGLIGIFLMMFINRKPKTLLIWATILLALITLMSYQTDPNTNINDFAPYIEKEHKVHETGSYMDHVNFRLTESPFDYIGINGFFGLVFISIFAIIFMSPLFLLGMYVGKKGWLFEIDKHIPSIKKIWLITGIFSFTIKILAVFVKHPILIMLHDGLTSVTMTFFYGSTIILLFHYKKASRLLTYMANMGKMSVSNYLAQSIITTTIFYAYGFGLFGKIGYFFGILLTIGIYTIQLFVSTYWLQKYRMGPIEYAWRMGTYLERPRFKKDLDKAS from the coding sequence ATGAATCAACGTGTAGAAGCTGTTGATGCAATTCGTGGTTTCGCTTTATTTGGCATTTTATTTGTTAATATAACATTAATTCAATTCGGGTTATTCGCTAATGAAAAACCCACTTATATTTTCGGAAAACTCGATGAAAGTGCTAATTGGTTTATTCAATTTTTCGGCACACAAAATTTCATTTCCCTATTCTCTTTTTTATTTGGGCTTAGCATTATTTTGTTACAAAAAAGTATTATCGCAAAAGGAAAAAAGTTTTTCCCCACATATATAAGACGTATTAGCATTCTTTTACTACTAGGTTTCATTCACGGTACCTTTATTTGGTCCGGAGATATTTTATTTGCATACGGACTTATCGGGATTTTCTTAATGATGTTTATAAATAGAAAACCAAAAACATTATTGATTTGGGCAACTATTCTACTCGCACTCATTACACTTATGTCTTATCAAACTGATCCAAATACAAATATTAATGATTTTGCTCCTTATATTGAAAAAGAGCATAAAGTTCATGAAACTGGAAGCTATATGGATCATGTCAACTTTAGGTTAACTGAAAGTCCTTTCGATTATATTGGGATTAACGGTTTCTTCGGACTAGTTTTCATATCAATTTTCGCAATAATTTTTATGTCCCCACTTTTCTTACTCGGAATGTATGTAGGAAAAAAGGGCTGGCTATTTGAGATTGATAAACACATACCTTCTATCAAAAAGATTTGGCTTATCACTGGTATTTTCTCTTTTACAATTAAAATCTTAGCCGTGTTCGTAAAGCATCCAATTTTAATTATGTTACACGATGGCCTTACATCAGTAACCATGACATTCTTTTACGGAAGCACCATTATTTTATTATTCCATTACAAAAAAGCATCGCGCTTACTAACATATATGGCGAATATGGGGAAAATGTCGGTTAGTAATTACTTAGCTCAATCCATTATCACAACAACAATTTTTTACGCATACGGCTTTGGCTTATTCGGTAAAATCGGATATTTCTTCGGTATTCTTTTGACCATTGGAATTTATACAATTCAATTATTCGTTAGCACCTATTGGCTACAGAAATACCGAATGGGCCCTATAGAATATGCGTGGAGAATGGGAACTTATTTAGAGAGACCACGATTTAAAAAAGACTTGGATAAAGCAAGTTAA
- a CDS encoding cation:proton antiporter, whose amino-acid sequence MDTLIFEVGTALVLVAIAAVIAGKFKFSVIPFLIVLGMLVGPHAPTIGVIDLKFIESASVISFLGRIGVLFLLFYLGLEFSMKKLIKSGRSIAIGGTIYILINFSLGLLYGFIMGFPLLEILIIAGIITISSSAIVAKVLVDLRRTGNNETELILGIIMFEDIFLAVYLSVVSGLVLGDHASFLGALTSIGIALGYMLLFFIVARKATPLLNKLLNISSDEIFIIVVFASLFFIAGFSETIHVAEAIGALLLGLVFSETEHSDRIEHLVVPFRDFFGAIFFFSFGLSIDPFSLGGAIWLTLGAVLLTIIGNFVAGMIAGRQAGLSHKASTNIGLTIVSRGEFSIIMANIGIAGGLMSVLKPFSALYVLILSILGPLLTKESKNVYKFLNKIFKWDTKTN is encoded by the coding sequence ATGGATACTTTAATTTTTGAAGTTGGTACAGCTTTAGTTCTAGTGGCAATTGCAGCAGTAATCGCTGGAAAGTTTAAGTTCTCAGTAATTCCTTTTCTAATTGTTCTTGGCATGTTAGTAGGGCCGCACGCGCCGACAATAGGTGTAATCGATCTCAAATTTATTGAAAGTGCAAGTGTAATATCCTTCCTTGGAAGAATTGGCGTTCTGTTCCTTCTCTTCTATCTAGGGCTAGAATTTTCGATGAAGAAACTAATTAAATCCGGACGTTCTATTGCGATTGGTGGAACAATCTATATTCTAATTAACTTTTCACTTGGATTATTATACGGGTTTATCATGGGATTCCCATTACTAGAAATTTTAATTATTGCGGGTATTATTACGATTTCTTCTAGTGCCATCGTTGCGAAAGTATTAGTGGATTTAAGAAGAACTGGTAATAATGAAACCGAACTAATTTTAGGAATTATTATGTTTGAAGATATATTCCTTGCTGTATATTTATCAGTCGTTTCTGGTTTAGTACTTGGGGATCATGCTTCCTTCTTAGGTGCTCTTACTTCAATTGGAATTGCTTTAGGATATATGCTTCTATTCTTTATTGTGGCTAGAAAAGCAACGCCGTTATTAAATAAATTGCTCAATATTAGTTCAGATGAAATCTTTATTATTGTAGTATTTGCTTCGTTATTCTTCATCGCTGGTTTTTCAGAAACAATTCACGTTGCAGAAGCAATCGGAGCACTTCTTTTAGGATTAGTTTTCTCTGAGACAGAGCATAGTGATCGAATTGAACATCTTGTTGTTCCATTTAGAGACTTTTTCGGAGCAATTTTCTTCTTCAGCTTCGGGTTAAGTATCGATCCGTTCTCGTTAGGCGGAGCAATATGGTTAACGCTAGGTGCGGTACTTCTTACGATAATCGGTAACTTTGTAGCAGGGATGATTGCAGGAAGACAAGCTGGATTATCTCATAAAGCTTCTACAAATATTGGATTAACAATCGTTTCAAGGGGAGAATTCTCCATCATTATGGCTAATATCGGTATCGCAGGTGGTTTAATGTCAGTGTTAAAACCATTCTCAGCACTATACGTGCTTATACTATCCATCTTAGGTCCACTTCTGACAAAAGAGTCAAAGAATGTATATAAATTTTTAAATAAAATCTTTAAGTGGGATACGAAGACTAACTAA
- a CDS encoding cation:proton antiporter regulatory subunit, with amino-acid sequence MNIRESELPGIGYKFQIVTKGNEKMVIVIHDDGRREMYHFDSDHEESISSISLRDSEARQVAAILGGMVYKPRALENVEMVFEGLAIEWFKVENAAPAIGKTIGDLEIRKTYSVTIIAVMKKNMKKLFNPGPETVIEEGDMLVVSGEREEIKKIINELLSNRGTD; translated from the coding sequence ATGAATATTAGAGAAAGTGAACTTCCAGGTATTGGGTATAAATTTCAAATCGTTACGAAAGGTAACGAAAAAATGGTGATTGTGATTCATGATGACGGACGTAGAGAAATGTATCATTTTGATTCAGATCATGAAGAAAGTATTTCTAGTATTTCATTACGTGACTCAGAAGCAAGACAAGTTGCAGCAATATTAGGTGGAATGGTATATAAGCCTAGGGCATTAGAAAATGTTGAGATGGTCTTTGAAGGTTTAGCGATTGAGTGGTTTAAAGTGGAGAATGCAGCTCCAGCAATCGGAAAAACAATTGGTGATCTTGAAATAAGAAAAACGTATAGCGTAACGATAATTGCAGTTATGAAAAAGAATATGAAAAAGCTATTTAATCCAGGACCAGAAACAGTAATTGAAGAAGGCGATATGCTAGTAGTTTCAGGTGAGAGAGAAGAAATTAAAAAAATTATTAATGAGTTACTTTCGAATAGGGGGACTGACTAG
- a CDS encoding DUF3920 family protein, which produces MELQFQNVYQQVENWYVLDSELPWDVKRIREDLFSLIEVCKTPVIFCDTCDANHVLLSLGEEEEEFLFPVGGFYHKEKQLIFVCMWDEYEQVLKTLLHEFRHAMQHKREVLYVGSKSYEERWIEKDAKKFAERKLDEYKNRKLM; this is translated from the coding sequence ATGGAACTCCAGTTTCAAAATGTATATCAACAGGTGGAGAATTGGTATGTGTTGGATTCGGAGCTTCCTTGGGATGTCAAAAGGATTAGAGAGGATTTATTTTCTCTTATTGAAGTATGTAAAACGCCAGTTATTTTTTGTGATACGTGTGATGCAAATCATGTACTTCTATCATTAGGGGAAGAGGAAGAGGAGTTTTTATTCCCCGTAGGTGGTTTTTATCATAAAGAAAAACAATTAATTTTCGTTTGTATGTGGGATGAGTATGAGCAAGTGCTTAAAACACTACTGCATGAATTTCGCCATGCGATGCAGCATAAGAGAGAAGTATTGTATGTTGGAAGTAAATCGTATGAAGAGAGATGGATTGAGAAAGATGCGAAGAAGTTCGCGGAGAGGAAATTAGATGAATATAAAAATAGAAAATTGATGTAA
- a CDS encoding pirin family protein has translation MFRKVDHKNMGRANHGWLNTHFHFSFANYYNPNNMSFGALRVINDDLVAAQTGFDMHPHRDMEIISYVVDGALTHEDSMGNRGTIERGHVQYMSAGTGVFHSEHNLGNETLRLLQIWILPDRADHKPNYGEFKFDWSKRENEWFHMVSPVDGDAPIQIHQDANLYSLSLEAGKEIHFPVKEGRQLYLVQIEGSSVINGEILVMRDAAEAVEEDIHIQAKEQSHYLAIELKK, from the coding sequence ATGTTTAGAAAAGTTGATCATAAAAATATGGGTAGAGCAAATCACGGTTGGTTAAATACACATTTTCATTTTTCCTTTGCTAATTATTACAATCCAAATAATATGAGTTTTGGAGCGTTACGTGTTATTAACGATGATTTAGTAGCGGCACAAACTGGGTTTGATATGCATCCGCACCGCGATATGGAAATCATTTCTTACGTTGTAGATGGTGCCTTAACACATGAAGATAGCATGGGGAATAGAGGAACAATTGAGCGTGGACATGTTCAATATATGAGTGCTGGTACTGGTGTATTTCATAGTGAACATAATTTAGGAAATGAAACATTGCGTTTATTACAAATTTGGATTTTACCAGACCGTGCTGATCATAAACCAAACTATGGTGAGTTTAAATTTGATTGGAGTAAACGTGAAAATGAGTGGTTCCATATGGTTTCCCCAGTGGACGGTGATGCGCCAATTCAAATTCACCAAGACGCGAATTTATATTCTTTATCGTTAGAGGCAGGAAAAGAAATTCATTTTCCTGTGAAAGAAGGCCGTCAATTGTACCTTGTACAAATTGAAGGAAGTAGTGTGATAAATGGTGAGATACTTGTTATGCGCGATGCGGCAGAAGCAGTAGAAGAAGATATTCATATTCAAGCGAAAGAGCAATCACACTATTTAGCAATTGAGCTAAAAAAATAA
- a CDS encoding MarR family winged helix-turn-helix transcriptional regulator, with protein sequence MKTEDRLGLLLWFRLSRFYNKSIRETNQHLKKWNVSAAQFDVLAQVGGHNRLTQQELGKKLFVTKGNVTQLLNKMEQLDWIGREQEGTTKYISLTETGRALYEEIVPPQETFQAEQFHKLNIEEQNQLLKLLKKLQ encoded by the coding sequence ATGAAAACAGAAGATAGATTAGGACTACTATTATGGTTTCGTTTATCACGTTTTTATAACAAGAGTATTCGTGAGACGAATCAGCATTTGAAAAAATGGAATGTATCTGCCGCTCAGTTTGATGTACTAGCTCAAGTTGGAGGACATAATCGTTTAACGCAGCAAGAGCTTGGGAAGAAGCTATTTGTTACGAAAGGAAATGTCACGCAGCTTTTAAATAAAATGGAGCAGCTGGACTGGATTGGGCGTGAACAAGAAGGTACTACGAAATATATTTCGTTAACAGAAACGGGAAGAGCTTTATATGAGGAGATCGTCCCGCCCCAGGAAACGTTCCAAGCGGAGCAGTTTCATAAATTAAATATAGAAGAACAAAATCAATTATTAAAATTACTAAAAAAATTACAGTAA
- a CDS encoding ferritin, translated as MLSKKLHNALNEQMNFEFYSAHAYMAMAAYCTAESYDGFANFFLVQAEEERFHAMKLYNYINDRGERAIITGFDNPNNEYESVLNAFEVALEHEREVTKRIYHLSDIAWDEREHATITFLKWFVDEQVEEEASFDSIIQKLKRITSDSNALFMLDAELEKRTFTPPTE; from the coding sequence ATGTTATCTAAAAAATTGCATAACGCATTAAATGAACAAATGAACTTTGAATTTTACTCTGCCCACGCCTATATGGCAATGGCTGCTTACTGTACAGCTGAGAGCTATGATGGATTCGCTAACTTTTTCCTTGTACAAGCTGAAGAAGAGCGTTTCCACGCAATGAAGCTTTACAACTATATTAACGACCGCGGTGAGCGCGCTATTATTACTGGATTCGATAATCCAAATAACGAATACGAATCTGTATTGAACGCTTTTGAAGTCGCACTTGAGCACGAGCGTGAAGTAACGAAACGTATTTATCACTTATCTGATATTGCTTGGGATGAGCGTGAGCATGCAACAATTACATTCTTAAAATGGTTCGTTGATGAGCAAGTAGAAGAAGAAGCTTCATTCGATAGCATCATTCAAAAATTAAAACGTATTACAAGCGATTCAAACGCACTATTTATGCTAGATGCTGAATTAGAGAAACGTACATTTACGCCTCCAACTGAGTAG
- a CDS encoding NupC/NupG family nucleoside CNT transporter, with the protein MKIVMFLVGLLVVFVLGFLISSDRKKIKYKPIALMLVIQLVLAYFLLNTKVGFVLVKGIADGFGAILKFAEAGVNFVFGGLANDGQAPFFLTVLLPIIFLAVLIGILQHIKVLPIIIRAVGFVLSKINGLGKLESYNAVAAAIVGQGEVFITVKDQLSKLPKNRLYTLCASSMSTVSMSIVGSYMKMIDPKYVVTALVLNLFSGFIIVHIINPYEVKEEDDILELQEDKKQTFFEMLGEYIMLGFSIAVTVAAMLIGFVALITAINGVFDSIFGITFQSILGYIFSPLAFVMGIPTSEMLAAGQIMATKLVTNEFVAMLDLGKVAGDLSTRTVGILSIFLVSFANFSSIGIIAGATKSIDGKQANVVSSFGLKLVYGATLVSILSAIIVGVML; encoded by the coding sequence ATGAAAATAGTAATGTTTCTAGTTGGTTTACTTGTAGTGTTTGTACTAGGTTTCCTTATAAGTTCAGATCGTAAGAAAATTAAATATAAGCCAATTGCACTTATGCTTGTCATTCAATTGGTACTTGCGTATTTCTTATTAAATACAAAGGTCGGATTTGTATTAGTAAAAGGGATTGCAGATGGATTTGGCGCTATTTTAAAATTTGCGGAAGCTGGGGTTAATTTCGTATTTGGTGGTTTAGCGAACGATGGACAAGCACCATTCTTCTTAACAGTATTATTACCGATTATTTTCTTAGCGGTATTAATTGGGATCTTGCAACATATTAAAGTTTTACCGATTATCATTCGTGCAGTCGGTTTCGTACTAAGTAAAATTAACGGTTTAGGAAAACTAGAATCATATAATGCAGTAGCAGCTGCAATTGTTGGTCAAGGTGAAGTATTTATTACAGTAAAAGATCAATTAAGCAAATTACCGAAAAATCGTTTATACACACTTTGTGCATCTTCAATGTCAACAGTATCAATGTCAATCGTCGGTTCTTATATGAAAATGATTGATCCAAAATATGTAGTAACAGCACTTGTATTAAACTTATTTAGTGGATTCATTATCGTTCATATTATCAATCCATATGAAGTGAAAGAAGAAGACGATATTTTAGAATTACAAGAAGATAAGAAACAAACATTCTTTGAAATGTTAGGCGAATATATTATGCTTGGTTTCTCTATCGCTGTAACAGTAGCGGCGATGTTAATCGGTTTCGTAGCATTAATTACAGCAATTAACGGTGTATTCGATTCAATTTTCGGAATCACATTCCAAAGCATTTTAGGATATATCTTCTCACCATTAGCATTCGTAATGGGTATTCCAACATCAGAGATGCTAGCAGCGGGACAAATTATGGCAACAAAATTAGTAACGAACGAATTCGTTGCAATGCTTGACCTTGGAAAAGTAGCTGGTGATTTATCAACTCGTACAGTAGGTATTTTATCTATCTTCCTTGTATCATTTGCGAACTTCTCATCTATCGGAATTATCGCAGGTGCAACAAAGAGTATCGATGGCAAACAAGCAAATGTTGTATCATCATTCGGACTAAAACTTGTATACGGTGCAACGTTAGTAAGTATATTATCAGCGATTATTGTTGGGGTTATGCTTTAA